A window of Pan paniscus chromosome X, NHGRI_mPanPan1-v2.0_pri, whole genome shotgun sequence genomic DNA:
TTCGGGCACTGTTTGAAAGTGAACTTTTGAGAGAGGTGTGCCTGGGCTGCTGGCAGGTTTACCTCCAGCTTTGTGGAACTGACAAAGTGAGGTATCTTCCAGATACGTCAGTAAGTGAGCTAACGGTTCTTTTTCAATGAATGCTCGATCTCCTGAGTATACAGATTCTAGCTCATTTGGTTTAGAATTTTTTCCAAGGTACTTTTGCTGCTGTCTTCTGCTTGCCCCTTTAAAGACTgtctggccttttttttgttCAGACTCATCTGATCCAATGTGTGGAGCCAGGATATCTTTGGATTCCTTTGTTGCAGGCCATGATACACTGATGTTTCCAGAAGTCATCTTTCGAATAACTTTTAATAATTGGAAATCTGTAATTTCTCCATCCTCACTCAAGGGAAGAGGTGGTCTGGTGCCTTCATTGCAATGAGAAGACAcctttaaatatttggaaatgatgACTTCCTGGTCATTCTTCTTTAATGCACAAAACTCATTCAAGCTATAGCGTTTCAGGTGAACAATAAGGATTCTAGGTAGCCTACTGAATGAGTGCACTCCAACAGAAGTCTTGTGCTCACATTTTGCACATTTATACTCAAGTTCTTCTGCTccaaaaaaaagatcaaaagtagACTGAATAGATGAAGGATGTGCTTTTATTCTTTGGGGAAGGTTGATGGAGAGGTAATTATTCAGTTCTGTCTTGAGAATAACCTGACCACAAGCTTTACAAGCAATGGAGTGCAACAACTCTAACTCAAAATTAGTAATGACAGGGCAAGAAAACCCACTGGTGTCAGGATCATCAGCAAAAACCTGTTTAGGAAAATTATCTTCCCCAAATTCACTTTTAGGCTTCCAAATTGTGTTGAGTTTTTCCATGTTATCTTTCAGTTGATCTAAACAGTGAGCTAAAAACTCATGAGCATCGTTCTGTGCATTGCCATGGAATATCTCTGCAGCTGCTGAAATGGCCTTTTTAAGATTCAAGAGTAACATCTCCTTGATTTCTATATTatagatatcttttaaaaaaagtagccGTGCCAAGCACATGGTAAGAGCATTAAGGGGAATTTTACCCCATGGGAAACTCTGATTAAGTAAATCATCAGCAAACGATGGGATTGAAAGTAGAGACTGTAACACTGCATTCATATAACAGGTGTTTCCCAAATTGGGGAGGCCGTGGCATATTTTCTctggaaataattcaaaaaatagttttaatttatcCCACTTTGTGTAACCATCACTATACCCTTGTTGTAACAGAAATGCCAAAACCATTTTCTCAGTGAGAGCTTGGAGAAGTCCAATGTCATCTAGGTAAGGATTTCCAGTGGCGTTCATGATGCATGAAGATTCACATTCCAATTTCTTATTCTCTTCTAACTCTTTTGACTTCAATTGTTTCTCTCGATTATAGCTTACACACCTCGAACAATCTGCCTTGGATTTCTTGTATTctacagaattattttctttcaagaatTCCTCATTCATCTCTGAGCTAGATGAGAgcattcttttcctcttcttgtgCTGATTTTCTGATAACTCTCCGCAAGTAAGTGTTGATGATTTTGATATAAGCAAAGGTATCCTCTGAAGGACACCTGTCCCACTTCCTTTTGCTATCTCAAAAGATTTGCTACTTGATTTCTCATCAACTTTGTGGAATGAAGTTTTGTTGATTTCCTTCTGTGTTGTTGTGCTAGAAAAGACACTCCCACCCTTACCAGGTCTCACAGGTGGCTGAACCTCGTTTTGATGAACTCTGTCCAAGAATATCTTCAATTGTTCAGCATCTGTGGAGGATAATCCTTCAATAAACAAgacattattattttgtaaagttaAATGCAGGTGATTTTGGTTTCCTCTATAGGATTTAAGGactacattttgaatattatcacTTAGCCGAAAAGTGATATATTTTCCACTTTTGAAATACAGCACCAGtctatcttccttctttctttccactgCTTCAATGAATGCTTCTTTTGACTTAGATATCCCAGTCTTGCAGTTCCCTATTTGGACAAAACCACGTAGGAATAGGGAAGCCATGttttctttacaaataaaatatacgtATCTCCGATTATTGATAATCTTGAAGTTCCAATCTGTTTTGCAAGTTCAGCTGTGAAGACAACACCAAAGAAATAGTTCATTAGTTCTCTACACAGAATGATCCTATTTCTAGTATTGGTTTTATACTAGAGTCTAGTTCAGGTTCTAGATATCCAGCTCTTTAGTAACGAGACCAATGCCTTTTGAGAGCCTTCCATGGCTGCATGAAGGCAGAGTCTTGATTCCCAAGACAAGCACACTATGGGAAAAATCAGGAAACATTCTTTAAACTATTACAGAAATGCTTTGCTTCAACAAAACTCAAACTCTACACTCATACACTACATGTAGTTTCCACCAAAATACTGGACTCCATTCTGATTAATTTCCCAACTTCAATTGAAATCATGAAACACTTGGAAGACTTTCAGTACATAACTGAAAGTATACTCAATAGAGTCTCAAGTGCATGCATACAATATGCTAATCTTCCTGTCACAGAATGACCCCATGGGGCAACTACAATAAGTGAATGAGAAAGTGAAGGCACTATGTGGCCCTCAACTCAGTAACAGATGAATTGTTCCTTGATTTCTAGAGGATCTCATATATGGGCCACTCAAAGTAAACCAGTCTACCTCCCTCCAAATCTAGCTATGTTCCTATATTTCACTTGGCACTGGGGAACATCATTACATTGTACTTGCTCATTCAACAAAAGTTTAAGAATAACAACTTCTTACCCATTAGATATATAGGCTAGTGAGGCTCCTGCAGGCAACTCTGGCTATAAGGCCCACTTAACCGGAGCTAGCTCCCTGTATTCAAAACCAGTGAGGAAGAATTAGATGTACTTAATCACTGAAAATCAGAATCATGAACAACAATGTGAATTACTGAATAAGTTAGCAGACAGCACTACAAATGTTTGCATCAGAAAGTATACATCCAAGAATTAGTTGGAAGCTGTTTCCTCCTCAGTAGTTAAATATTCTTCCTGAATCTTCTCTATGCTATTAACTTGCTTAAGCAAACCCCATCTTTATGAATAATACTGAAGGAAACTTCTGCTCAGTCCCTGtccaaattatcaaaatcttaaaATTGGTGAAACATAAATTaatgagatttttgttttataaagtatTTCATCTATCAACCTATGTTCAGCGAAGTAGAGATGGCATCCATCCATATACGAAAGTGCATATGCATCCAAGTAAGAGAATGGTTATATTTTTCATGGTAGAAATGGGGCCATAAAAACATTCAAGCACAGCACAAATTTAAGTTCTCTggattatttctatttcattgtcCTACTATCGATGCTAAGTAAGGATTTAAACAATTTTCTCTCCACAGAAAAGGCAGTCTtgattgttcctttttatttcaacAACTTGAGAGAACCTGCAACCATAGAACCACTTgcagcctatttttaaattttgcacccAGCTCATCtgtatttatcaaaaattattatCTTCTTTCTATTGGTAGATGAAATAATCTAAGACCCTCTTGACATTTCTTCTCTCTGCCCTCAAAAATACAGTTAAGAGACATTCCTTTCTCACAGTCCATCCTGACTACATTTCATTCCAGATGAAAGGAGGCTTATTTGAGCCCACTGAGCATGGAAAGTAAAGGTTAAGAACCATCTTGCTGATGTACAAGTTGAGTGGTCTAACCACTGCCTACATCCCTAAGACATCTCAAGCTTAAATCCTGTTCTTCATTCTGCCTTGATTGCTTGCTTTGAGAgtattttaaactaaaatgtATTGTTTCTCCAAGACTCCATTGAAGAGCACTATGTGACTATTCCATACAGCCTAAAATAAACTTCAGCATTCCTCCTCCCTTCTCACCCCCACACCAGATTCAAAACGTATAGATGACAGCTGCATTCAAAAGTTATGAAAGCCAACatgcttttctctcattttacctACAAATTcaatccattcaatttgattGATCAACCACTAGTGCAACACTTCAGACTCAAAGGATAGCCAGACACTCAAAAAACTGTACCACTTCTGTCAGATTTGGAGGCATGATCTATGGTGCCAAGCAGCTGGTTGTCCAgttaaaaaaaaccctaatagAAATGTCTCCTCCATTATTAATTTACTAATTCACTCTACATTGATCTTCGTGGTCACTGAGACAGTTGCTGAGCATCTACTCTATGCTGCCTGCATATTATGATTTGCTGAGTATCTGCTCAATGTTGGGTATTGCAGCCGGTGCTCTCAGGGACACAATGGATGTGAGGATTCACTGTACCTAAATGATTTAGACTCTAAACTTCACTGTGCAATCGTCACAATAAAAGAGGGGACTCCTGTAATTTAATGAAGGTTTGTGTTGCTTTTGGAGTATTTACCCTCTGTATCCTCCATTTATATCTCACACCACTCAGGCTTTCATTATTTCAAGAGGTAGA
This region includes:
- the USP26 gene encoding ubiquitin carboxyl-terminal hydrolase 26 — its product is MASLFLRGFVQIGNCKTGISKSKEAFIEAVERKKEDRLVLYFKSGKYITFRLSDNIQNVVLKSYRGNQNHLHLTLQNNNVLFIEGLSSTDAEQLKIFLDRVHQNEVQPPVRPGKGGSVFSSTTTQKEINKTSFHKVDEKSSSKSFEIAKGSGTGVLQRIPLLISKSSTLTCGELSENQHKKRKRMLSSSSEMNEEFLKENNSVEYKKSKADCSRCVSYNREKQLKSKELEENKKLECESSCIMNATGNPYLDDIGLLQALTEKMVLAFLLQQGYSDGYTKWDKLKLFFELFPEKICHGLPNLGNTCYMNAVLQSLLSIPSFADDLLNQSFPWGKIPLNALTMCLARLLFLKDIYNIEIKEMLLLNLKKAISAAAEIFHGNAQNDAHEFLAHCLDQLKDNMEKLNTIWKPKSEFGEDNFPKQVFADDPDTSGFSCPVITNFELELLHSIACKACGQVILKTELNNYLSINLPQRIKAHPSSIQSTFDLFFGAEELEYKCAKCEHKTSVGVHSFSRLPRILIVHLKRYSLNEFCALKKNDQEVIISKYLKVSSHCNEGTRPPLPLSEDGEITDFQLLKVIRKMTSGNISVSWPATKESKDILAPHIGSDESEQKKGQTVFKGASRRQQQKYLGKNSKPNELESVYSGDRAFIEKEPLAHLLTYLEDTSLCQFHKAGGKPASSPGTPLSKVHFQTVPENPKQKKYVKTSKFVAFDRIINPTKDLYEDKNIRIPERFQKVSEQTQQCDGMRICEQALQQALPQSFPKPGTQGHTKNLLRPTKLNLQKSNRNSLLALGSNKNPRNKDILDKIKSKAKETKRNDDKGDHTYRLISVVSHLGKTLKSGHYICDAYDFEKQIWFTYDDMQVLGIQEAQMQEDRRCTGYIFFYMHNEIFEEMLKREENAQLNSKEVEETLQKE